The following are encoded together in the Coturnix japonica isolate 7356 chromosome 8, Coturnix japonica 2.1, whole genome shotgun sequence genome:
- the REG4 gene encoding regenerating islet-derived protein 4, with protein sequence MTAARCALLLLCCMVLLQVVGARYLLNCPEGWSYYKLNCFRYFSQHRTWEEAEAQCQSSYSGAHLVWVEDPKEAATLSRVIMYYQRTQPVWLGLHYLRQSRDWRWTHGQKYDDLPTLPGNGARGGSCALLTRSSGFTVWSSADCERQHHFICKFTPSQ encoded by the exons ATGACAGCAGCCAGGtgtgcccttctgctgctgtgctgcatggtgCTCCTGCAGGTGGTCG GAGCCCGGTACCTGCTGAACTGCCCCGAGGGCTGGTCCTACTACAAGCTGAACTGCTTCAGGTATTTCAGCCAGCACCGCAcctgggaggaggcagag GCACAGTGCCAGAGCAGCTACTCTGGAGCCCACCTGGTCTGGGTGGAGGACCCCAAGGAAGCAGCCACTCTGAGCCGGGTCATCATGTACTACCAGCGCACGCAGCCCGTCTGGCTGGGCCTGCACTACCTGCGGCAG AGCCGGGACTGGCGCTGGACCCACGGGCAGAAGTACGATGACCTCCCAACCCTTCCTGGGAATGGTGCCCGAGGAGGAAGCTGTGCCCTGCTGACCCGGAGCAGCG GTTTCACCGTGTGGTCCAGTGCTGACTGTGAACGACAGCACCACTTCATCTGCAAGTTCACACCCTCGCAATGA
- the HMGCS2 gene encoding hydroxymethylglutaryl-CoA synthase, mitochondrial encodes MLRLVSRAARCWGARRGPARVHPAAMQEACFSGTAALSSTGTWPRDVGILALEVYFPAQYVEQSELERFDGVEAGKYTRGLGQQQMGFCAAHEDINSLCLTVVQRLVERGKLSWDSIGRLEVGTETVIDKSKAVKTVLMELFRESGNTDVEGIDTTNACYGGTASLFNAASWVESSAWDGRYAVVVCGDIAVYATGNARPTGGAGAIAMLVGPNAPLVLERGLRGTHMEHAYDFYKPDLSSEYPVVDGPLSIQCYLRALDRCYAVYRRKAESQWHQAGMKRPFTLDDFKFIIFHTPFCKLVQKSVGRLLLNDFLAAPNPDTTAGLYKGLQPFRDLKLEDTYTSKEVEKAFQTASQEIFNQKTKPSLLLSSRNGNMYTPSMYGCLASLLAQCSARDLAGSRIGAFSYGSGLAASMFSLRVSQDSSPGSPLDKLLSSLADLPARLDARKRVAPQDFADIMKQREETHHLANHTPHGSQEDLFPGTWYLERVDDKYRRQYARKPM; translated from the exons ATGCTGCGTTTGGTCAGCCGCGCCGCGCGGTGCTGGGGGGCGAGGCGGGGGCCAGCACGGGTACACCCTGCAGCCATGCAGGAGGCATG CTTCTCCGGCACTGCGGCCTTGTCCAGCACGGGCACGTGGCCCAGGGACGTGGGCATCCTGGCACTGGAGGTGTACTTCCCTGCGCAGTACGTGGAGCAGTCTGAGCTGGAGCGCTTTGACGGTGTGGAGGCCGGCAAGTACACGCGGGGCCTGGGCCAGCAGCAGATGGGCTTCTGTGCCGCACACGAGGACATCAACTCGCTGTGCCTGACGGTGGTGCAGAGGCTGGTGGAGCGAGGGAAGCTCTCCTGGGACTCCATCGGCCGCCTGGAGGTGGGCACCGAGACCGTCATCGACAAGTCCAAGGCCGTCAAGACTGTCCTCATGGAGCTCTTCCGCGAGTCGGGCAACACTGATGTGGAGGGCATTGACACCACCAACGCCTGCTATGGAGGCACAGCCTCTCTCTTCAACGCGGCCTCCTGGGTCGAGTCCAGTGCCTGGGATG GGCGCTATGCCGTGGTGGTGTGTGGGGACATTGCTGTCTATGCCACGGGGAACGCGCGGCCCACAGGAGGTGCTGGTGCCATTGCTATGCTGGTGGGACCCAACGCCCCTCTGGTGCTGGAGAGAG GCTTGCGGGGAACACACATGGAGCACGCCTATGATTTCTACAAGCCCGACCTGTCTTCAGAATACCCAGTGGTGGACGGTCCCCTCTCCATCCAGTGCTACCTGCGGGCCCTGGACCGCTGCTACGCCGTGTACCGCAGGAAGGCAGAGAGCCAATGGCATCAGG CCGGCATGAAGCGGCCTTTCACCCTTGATGACTTCAAGTTCATCATCTTCCACACGCCCTTCTGCAAGCTGGTGCAGAAGTCAGTGGGGCGGCTGCTGCTCAATGACTTCCTGGCTGCCCCCAACCCTGACACGACTGCTGGGCTCTACAaggggctgcagcccttccG CGACCTGAAGCTGGAGGACACCTACACGAGCAAGGAGGTGGAGAAGGCGTTCCAGACGGCCAGCCAGGAGATCTTCAACCAGAAGACCaagccctccctgctgctctcctcccgCAATGGCAACATGTACACACCGTCCATGTATGGCTGCCTGGCCTCGCTCCTGGCTCA GTGCTCAGCTCGGGACCTGGCCGGCTCCAGGATCGGTGCCTTCTCCTACGGCTCAGGGCTGGCTGCCAGCATGTTCTCCCTTCGTGTCTCACAGGATTCTTCCCCGG GCTCCCCCCTGGacaagctgctctccagcctggCTGATCTGCCTGCCCGCCTGGATGCCCGCAAGCGTGTGGCCCCACAGGACTTTGCCGACATCATGAAGCAGCGCGAGGAGACCCATCACCtgg CCAACCACACTCCGCACGGCTCCCAGGAAGACCTGTTCCCCGGCACCTGGTATTTGGAGCGGGTGGATGACAAGTACCGCCGGCAGTACGCCAGGAAGCCCATGTAG
- the PHGDH gene encoding D-3-phosphoglycerate dehydrogenase — translation MAFAKLQKVLISDSLDPCCRDILRAGGIQVLEKPGLSKEELLQEIRDCDGLIVRSATKVSADVLEVAGRLQVVGRAGTGVDNVDVEAATRKGVLVMNTPTGNSLSAAELTCGMILCLARQIPQAAASMKEGKWDRKKYMGMELNGKTLGVLGLGRIGREVATRMQAFGMKTIGYDPIITPETSAAFGVEQLPLEQIWPRCDFITVHTPLLPSTTGLLNDSTFAKCRRGVQVVNCARGGIVDEGALLRALRSGQCGGAALDVFTQEPPKDRELVDHPNVICCPHLGASTREAQSRCGKEIAMQIVDMATGKGLVGVVNGQALSKAFAPQTKPWIALAKALGTVLHGLAKQATGNVQVCTLGAPLKDASSYLAPAVVSGMLAGGKKEPTLVNAMLLAQEAGLKVTATHGDTSPEPEGLLQVALQGTPHRVTGTVQGSSPVLRELNGATFKQPAPLVGPLLIYRAKASETNTLPTLAGLLGKAGIQLQSYHSSSAVGGEQWSVAGLSAPLSDLAGLKPCTAEVFQLHL, via the exons ATGGCCTTTGCCAAGCTGCAGAAAGTGCTGATCAGCGACAGCCTGGatccctgctgcagggacaTACTGCGGGCCGGGGGCATCCAGGTGCTGGAGAAGCCCGGGCTGAGcaaagaggagctgctgcaggagatcCGG GACTGTGATGGGCTCATTGTCCGCTCGGCCACCAAAGTCAGCGCCGACGTGCTGGAGGTGGCGGGCAGGCTGCAGGTGGTGGGCAGAGCTGGCACCGGCGTTGACAATGTGGACGTGGAGGCAGCCACCAGGAAGGGAGTGCTGGTGATGAA CACACCCACCGGGAACAGCCTCAGCGCTGCAGAGCTCACCTGCGGCATGATCCTGTGCTTGGCCAG GCAGATCCCACAGGCAGCTGCCTCCATGAAGGAAGGCAAATGGGACCGAAAGAAG TACATGGGCATGGAGCTGAATGGGAAGACACTGggtgtgctggggctgggccGCATCGGCAGGGAGGTAGCCACACGGATGCAGGCTTTTGGCATGAAG ACCATCGGCTACGACCCCATCATCACCCCTGAGACCTCGGCTGCGTTTGGTGTGGAGCAGCTCCCGCTGGAGCAGATCTGGCCCCGCTGTGACTTCATCACGGTGCACACACCACTGCTGCCCTCCACCACGG GGCTGTTGAATGACAGCACCTTCGCCAAGTGCCGCCGTGGCGTGCAGGTGGTGAACTGTGCCCGGGGTGGCATCGTGGATGAGGGAGCGCTGCTGCGGGCACTGCGCTCAGGGCAGTGCGGAGGGGCTGCCCTCGATGTCTTCACACAG GAGCCCCCAAAAGACAGAGAGCTGGTGGACCACCCCAACGTCATCTGCTGCCCACATCTGGGTGCCAGCACTCGGGAGGCGCAGAGCCGCTGCGGCAAGGAGATCGCCATGCAGATAGTGGACATGGCCACTGGGAAGGGGCTGGTCGGCGTG GTCAACGGGCAGGCGCTGAGCAAAGCCTTTGCACCCCAGACCAAGCCCTGGATTGCCCTGGCCAAGGCGCTGGGCACAGTGTTGCATGGCCTGGCCAAGCAAGCGACAGGCAATGTGCAGGTCTGCACCCTAG GGGCCCCCCTGAAGGATGCCAGCAGCTACCTGGCACCTGCTGTGGTGTCAGGCATGCTggctggaggaaagaaggagcCGACCCTGGTGAACGCCATGCTGCTGGCCCAGGAGGCCGGCCTGAAG GTCACAGCCACCCATGGTGACACAAGCCCTGAGCCCGAGGGCTTGCTGCAGGTGGCCCTGCAGGGCACCCCACACCGGGTGACAGGAacagtgcagggcagcagcccaGTGCTGCGGGAGCTCAACGGGGCTACCTTCAAGCAGCCGGCACCACTGGTGGGCCCTCTCCTCATCTACAGAGCCAAAGCATCTGAAACAAACACACTGCCCACACTCGCTG ggctgctggggaAAGCAGGGATCCAGCTCCAGTCCTACCACAGCTCCAGTGCAGTGGGGGGGGAGCAGTGGAGCGTAGCTGGGCTCTCAGCCCCGCTGTCTGATCTCGCTGGTCTGAAGCCATGCACCGCAGAAGTCTTCCAGCTCCACCTGTAG
- the LOC107317084 gene encoding uncharacterized protein LOC107317084, whose amino-acid sequence MQRRAEPPGAAEPPPRRTLGRPGIARGAPRCSRCGGARRGAAPRRTGGCEPRGGGERRCGRDPSHGDVPAVSPMAGRDTTSRRDTPMEGLWGDCDEDPEPGGTLHPPPAQPHPNPTVQTCPLRDPEEGPLTQTQTLRDFEKHLNDLKKENFSLKLRIYFLEERVQQKGEDSRDDVYRRNIELKVEVESLKRELQEKQQALDKTWVAADKPQPGRAPEARLARSEAEQATALAKAEAQRCQELVAKLKEAARSRGDSGNGAGCDTTALRRTDEPGHEEETLPAGSSDGAVGQCDRHSTHGSRAQALLAMRAQTEHCACAPSGRKDSKSRQAPRVTRTR is encoded by the exons atgcAGCGGCGGGCGGAGCCGCCCGGTGCCGCAGAGCCGCCTCCCCGGCGTACGCTGGGGCGGCCCGGCATTGCCCGCGGAGCCCCCCGGTGCTCCCGGTGCGGCGGGGCCCGGCGCGGGGCAGCCCCAAGACGGACGGGAGGATGCGAGCCCCGCGGCGGAGGTGAGCGGCGGTGCGGGAG GGACCCCAGCCACGGTGACGTCCCCGCAGTCAGCCCCATGGCAGGAAGGGACACCACGTCCCGCAGGGACACCCCAATggaagggctgtggggtgactGCGATGAAGACCCTGAACCGGGGGGGACTCTGcaccccccaccagctcagccccatcccaaccccacgGTGCAAACGTGTCCCCTGAGGGACCCAGAGGAGGGTCCCCTCACCCAGACGCAGACCCTGCGGGACTTCGAGAAG CACCTCAATGACCTCAAGAAGGAGAATTTCAGCCTCAAACTCCGCATTTACTTCCTGGAGGAGCGCgtgcagcagaaaggagaggacAGCCGGGACGATGTCTACCGGCGG aacATTGAGCTGAAGGTGGAGGTGGAAAGCCTGAAGcgggagctgcaggagaagcagcaggcaCTGGACAAAACCTG GGTGGCTGCAGACAAACCGCAGCCAGGCCGCGCTCCG GAGGCCAGGCTGGCCCGCAGCGAGGCAGAGCAGGCCACCGCGCTGGCCAAGGCTGAGGCACAGCGGTGCCAGGAGCTGGTGGCCAAGCTGAAAGAGGCGGCGAGGAGCAGGGGGGACAGCGGGAATGGAGCCGGCTGTGACACCACGGCACTGAG gagGACGGACGAGCCGGGCCACGAGGAGGAGACGCTGCCGGCTGGGAGCAGTGacggggctgtggggcag TGTGACCGGCACAGCACACACGGCTCCAGAGCGCAGGCGCTACTCGCCATGCGTGCCCAAACGGAGCACTGCGCATGCGCGCCCTCGGGGCGGAAGGACTCCAAATCCCGGCAGGCACCGCGGGTGACGCGTACGCGCTGA